In one Lycium barbarum isolate Lr01 chromosome 7, ASM1917538v2, whole genome shotgun sequence genomic region, the following are encoded:
- the LOC132603137 gene encoding probable galactinol--sucrose galactosyltransferase 6 encodes MFQFISISSHHLNPIITINSPIQNPIIPTSFFSSRKSYFSYSFIKPINNFPFRFSVSLPPPILAHKGSEVEFEKGVEEEEEKGVDTMTITPAIRISDRKLIVKDRTILTNVPDNIITTSGATSGPSEGIFLGAEFDQESSRHVTPLGKLQDVKFLSSFRFKLWWMAQKMGDKGSEIPMETQFLLVQTKDESSHIDDNNVVYTVFLPLIEGSFRAALQGNSEDELELCLESGDKETVSSAFKQTVYVHAGCDPFVVITEAIRAVKLHLKTFRQRHEKKLPNIVDYFGWCTWDAFYQEVTQEGVEAGLESLTAGGVPPKFVIIDDGWQSVGGDPEVEKPLMRLTGIKENEKFQKSEDPTVGIKNIVNIAKEKYGLNYVYVWHAITGYWGGVQPGVYGSVLKYPEITKGVMENEPGWKTDAIAVQGLGLVNPKSAYKFYNEMHSYLASAGVDGLKVDVQCILETLGGGLGGRVELTKQYHQALDASVARNFPDNGCIACMSHSTDALYCSKQTAVVRASDDFFPRDPASHTIHIACVAYNSVFLGEIMQPDWDMFHSLHPAAEYHASARALSGGPVYVSDAPGKHNFDVLRKLVLPDGTILRARLPGRPTKDSLFNDPSRDGVSLLKIWNMNKYTGVLGVYNCQGAAWSTIERKTTFHKTNSEAITGYIRGRDVHFISEASIDPNWSGDCVLYSHGSSELVVLPHNAAMPVSFKILEHETYTVTPIKVLAPGFSFAPLGLIDMYNAGGAIEGLKYELKAGAELSELDSGYQGEGNLVADDRIENLSTEAVAVVSMEVKGCGRFGVYSSVKPRKCSVGGDMVDFAYDSESGLLTLNLDDMPPADQKVHIIEVEV; translated from the exons ATGTTTCAATTCATTTCTATTTCTAGCCATCATCTTAATCCCATAATCACTATAAATAGCCCAATCCAAAACCCAATAATTCCCACGTCTTTCTTTTCCTCAAGAAAATCCTATTTTTCATATTCTTTCATTAAACCCATTAATAATTTTCCTTTTCGTTTCTCTGTTTCATTACCACCTCCAATTCTTGCTCACAAA GGAAgtgaagttgaatttgagaagggagttgaggaagaagaagaaaaaggagtAGACACCATGACGATCACTCCAGCGATAAGAATTTCCGACAGGAAACTCATAGTAAAGGACAGAACAATACTAACAAATGTACCTGACAACATAATCACCACCTCAGGAGCAACATCAGGTCCATCGGAGGGCATATTTCTCGGTGCAGAATTCGATCAAGAGAGCAGTCGCCACGTCACACCACTCGGGAAATTACAGGATGTTAAGTTCTTATCTAGTTTCAGGTTCAAATTATGGTGGATGGCTCAAAAAATGGGTGATAAAGGAAGTGAAATCCCAATGGAAACACAATTTTTACTTGTCCAAACCAAAGATGAATCATCTCACATCGACGACAACAATGTTGTTTACACGGTTTTCCTTCCGTTAATCGAAGGTTCATTTCGAGCTGCTCTTCAGGGGAACTCTGAAGACGAGCTCGAATTGTGCCTGGAGAGTGGTGATAAGGAAACTGTCAGCTCGGCATTTAAGCAAACAGTTTATGTGCATGCTGGATGTGATCCGTTTGTTGTTATTACAGAGGCGATAAGGGCGGTCAAATTACATCTCAAGACTTTCAGGCAACGGCACGAGAAGAAACTCCCTAATATTGTTGATTATTTCGGGTGGTGTACTTGGGATGCTTTTTATCAAGAAGTTACTCAAGAAGGAGTCGAAGCCGGCCTCGAAAGTCTCACTGCCGGTGGCGTACCGCCGAAGTTCGTCATCATCGACGACGGCTGGCAGTCGGTTGGTGGCGATCCAGAAGTTGAAAAGCCACTAATGAGACTTACAG GAATCAAGGAAAACGAAAAGTTTCAGAAGAGTGAAGATCCAACGGTGGGGATTAAGAACATTGTGAACATAGCTAAGGAGAAATACGGGTTGAATTATGTTTATGTATGGCACGCGATAACGGGTTATTGGGGCGGGGTCCAACCTGGAGTGTACGGGTCGGTTCTGAAGTATCCAGAGATTACAAAAGGGGTGATGGAGAATGAACCAGGTTGGAAAACGGATGCGATCGCGGTTCAAGGTTTGGGTTTGGTTAACCCGAAAAGTGCTTATAAGTTTTATAATGAAATGCATAGTTATTTGGCATCAGCTGGGGTAGATGGATTGAAGGTGGATGTGCAGTGTATATTGGAGACCCTAGGGGGTGGTTTAGGGGGTCGGGTTGAGCTCACTAAACAATATCATCAAGCTCTCGATGCTTCCGTTGCTAGGAATTTCCCCGATAATGGTTGCATCGCTTGCATGAGCCACAGTACTGATGCACTTTATTG CTCAAAGCAGACAGCAGTTGTAAGAGCATCAGATGACTTTTTTCCAAGAGATCCAGCCTCACACACAATTCACATTGCTTGTGTGGCATACAACAGTGTGTTCCTTGGAGAAATTATGCAGCCTGATTGGGACATGTTCCACTCCCTGCATCCTGCGGCCGAGTATCATGCCTCAGCCAGGGCGTTGAGTGGTGGACCTGTCTATGTTAG CGATGCACCCGGCAAGCACAACTTTGATGTCCTGAGGAAGCTTGTTCTCCCAGATGGTACAATTCTTCGTGCTCGTTTGCCTGGTCGACCTACAAAGGATTCCCTTTTCAATGATCCTTCTCGTGATGGTGTTAG CCTTTTGAAGATATGGAACATGAACAAATACACTGGTGTTCTTGGAGTATACAACTGCCAAGGTGCAGCGTGGAGCACAATTGAGAGGAAGACCACGTTCCACAAAACTAACTCAGAGGCAATAACAGGCTATATCAGGGGCCGTGATGTTCATTTCATATCTGAAGCTTCCATTGACCCCAACTGGAGCGGAGACTGTGTTCTTTACTCTCATGGAAGCTCTGAACTTGTCGTTCTCCCTCACAATGCAGCAATGCCCGTATCTTTTAAGATCCTCGAGCACGAGACATACACTGTCACACCTATTAAGGTCTTGGCACCTGGTTTCAGTTTTGCACCATTGGGGCTCATTGACATGTACAATGCCGGTGGGGCAATTGAGGGACTAAAATACGAGTTGAAGGCAGGCGCAGAATTATCTGAACTCGACAGTGGATATCAAGGCGAAGGAAATCTTGTGGCTGATGATAGAATCGAAAACTTGAGCACTGAAGCAGTTGCAGTAGTATCGATGGAAGTAAAGGGGTGTGGTCGATTTGGTGTTTACTCATCTGTCAAGCCGAGGAAGTGCAGTGTGGGTGGAGATATGGTTGATTTTGCCTATGACTCAGAGTCCGGTTTGTTAACTTTGAATCTTGATGATATGCCTCCAGCTGATCAGAAAGTGCATATTATTGAAGTTGAAGTATAG